The following proteins are co-located in the Nitrospiria bacterium genome:
- a CDS encoding ankyrin repeat domain-containing protein, whose translation MFSITSCTQDAGSERRKAARNELKRMGISFSPQAFMESIKKGEVGTVNLFLAGGMDPETKDNFNQTALMYAAMEGRNSVVKALVEKGANVNGYNNKGGTVLMFAAMNGHDRTVKTLLEKGSFVNSSTRDGLTALMVAAGAGHNDTVMTLIEGGAEINGGDGIGQTALMHAVAAERTGTVKSLLENGADPNAKSSRGSSVLAIAKSQGFTDIIQLLEEAQGQK comes from the coding sequence TTGTTTTCCATAACCTCTTGCACCCAAGACGCAGGTTCCGAACGGAGAAAAGCCGCAAGGAACGAATTAAAAAGAATGGGAATCTCTTTTTCCCCTCAGGCCTTTATGGAAAGTATTAAAAAGGGTGAGGTGGGAACGGTGAACCTGTTTTTGGCCGGCGGGATGGATCCCGAAACAAAGGACAATTTTAATCAGACTGCTTTGATGTACGCGGCAATGGAGGGGAGAAATAGTGTGGTGAAGGCTCTGGTAGAAAAAGGGGCCAATGTAAATGGCTATAATAATAAGGGCGGAACGGTTTTAATGTTTGCGGCCATGAACGGTCATGACCGCACGGTCAAAACCCTTTTAGAAAAAGGTTCTTTTGTCAATTCGAGCACTCGGGACGGTTTAACCGCTTTGATGGTAGCTGCCGGTGCGGGTCATAACGATACGGTGATGACACTGATTGAAGGAGGGGCTGAGATTAACGGGGGGGACGGTATTGGACAAACCGCTTTAATGCATGCTGTTGCCGCAGAGCGTACCGGAACAGTAAAATCCTTGTTGGAAAATGGTGCGGATCCCAATGCTAAATCATCCAGAGGTTCATCTGTTTTAGCCATTGCTAAATCCCAGGGGTTTACCGATATTATTCAACTGTTGGAAGAAGCCCAAGGTCAAAAATGA
- a CDS encoding glycoside hydrolase family 15 protein codes for MAYIPIEDYGLIGDMHTAALVGKNGSIDWLCFPHFDSPSVFGAILDDQKGGRFKISPINSDVHCRQFYWPETNVLVTRFLSPQGVGEIVDYMPIDIGIKGHGEHQLVRRVSAVRGTISFRMECFPAFNYARDEHKTDVFQEGAGFYSKNLCLGLGTRIPLRRERNGVVSEFTLNEGETTTFILQDTEGEFGCGACLSEPEADELFRKTVNFWRHWISKSKYTGRWQEMVHRSALVLKLLTYEPTGAIVAAPTCSLPEGIGGERNWDYRFTWVRDAAFTLYGLMRIGFTEEAAKFMNWLEARCGEINPDGSLQIMYGIDGRHRIPEETLDHLEGYKGSRPVRIGNAASSQLQLDIYGELLDSVYLYNKYRSPIAYDFWLHLHRLLDYVCDHWVDPDEGVWEVRGGRKHFTYSKLMCWVALDRGLRLAEKRSFPADRQRWRENRDNIYKEIMSKSWNRERKAFVQHYESASLDASNLIMPLVFFLSPDDPRMLKTLDATLQSPIKGGLVSNSLVYRYNLSETRDGLSGEEGTFSMCTFWLVEALTRAGRTDSGKLDQARLLFEQMLGYANHLGLYAEQIGHSGEALGNFPQAFTHLGLISAAYNLDRALGKKD; via the coding sequence ATGGCCTATATTCCCATAGAAGACTATGGTTTGATCGGTGATATGCACACTGCGGCATTGGTTGGGAAAAATGGCTCTATTGATTGGCTGTGTTTTCCCCATTTTGATTCCCCCAGTGTTTTTGGGGCAATTTTGGATGATCAAAAAGGCGGACGTTTTAAGATCTCACCTATCAATTCAGACGTCCATTGCAGACAATTTTATTGGCCAGAAACAAACGTTCTTGTGACCCGTTTTTTATCTCCCCAGGGGGTGGGCGAAATTGTAGATTATATGCCTATCGATATTGGGATAAAAGGTCATGGAGAACATCAGCTGGTCAGGCGTGTCAGTGCCGTCCGAGGAACCATTTCCTTCCGGATGGAATGTTTCCCCGCGTTTAATTATGCCAGGGATGAACATAAGACGGATGTTTTTCAGGAAGGGGCAGGATTTTACTCAAAAAATTTATGTTTGGGCCTTGGGACCAGAATTCCTTTAAGAAGGGAAAGAAATGGAGTGGTTTCTGAATTTACTTTAAACGAGGGAGAGACTACGACCTTTATTCTTCAGGATACCGAAGGTGAGTTTGGATGTGGAGCCTGCCTTTCCGAACCGGAAGCAGATGAATTATTTCGGAAAACGGTTAATTTTTGGCGCCATTGGATCTCAAAATCCAAATATACAGGCAGGTGGCAGGAGATGGTTCACCGCTCAGCCCTAGTCTTAAAACTATTGACCTATGAACCCACCGGGGCCATCGTGGCCGCTCCAACTTGCAGTCTTCCTGAGGGGATCGGAGGAGAACGAAATTGGGATTATCGCTTTACCTGGGTAAGAGATGCCGCTTTTACCTTATATGGATTGATGCGGATCGGTTTTACCGAAGAAGCCGCCAAATTCATGAATTGGTTGGAAGCCCGTTGCGGAGAAATTAACCCGGATGGTTCTCTTCAGATCATGTATGGGATTGACGGGCGACACCGGATTCCGGAAGAGACCCTGGACCATTTAGAAGGCTATAAAGGATCCCGTCCGGTTCGAATCGGAAATGCCGCCTCTTCTCAATTGCAGCTTGATATATATGGAGAGTTATTGGATTCTGTATACCTTTATAATAAATACCGATCCCCAATTGCTTATGATTTTTGGTTACATCTGCACCGTTTGTTGGATTATGTTTGCGATCATTGGGTTGACCCCGATGAGGGGGTTTGGGAAGTCAGGGGAGGAAGGAAGCATTTCACCTATTCCAAATTAATGTGCTGGGTGGCCCTGGACCGCGGTTTACGATTGGCCGAGAAACGCTCCTTTCCTGCGGATCGGCAAAGGTGGCGCGAAAACCGGGATAATATTTATAAGGAAATTATGAGTAAGAGCTGGAATAGGGAGCGGAAAGCGTTTGTACAACATTACGAAAGCGCCTCCTTAGATGCTTCCAATTTGATCATGCCTCTGGTTTTCTTTTTATCCCCTGATGATCCTAGGATGTTAAAAACACTGGATGCAACTCTCCAATCACCAATCAAAGGGGGATTGGTATCCAATAGCCTTGTATACCGGTATAATTTATCTGAAACAAGAGATGGTTTGTCTGGAGAAGAAGGGACCTTTAGTATGTGTACTTTTTGGCTTGTGGAGGCCTTAACTCGTGCAGGGCGGACCGACTCGGGGAAACTGGATCAAGCCCGTTTGTTATTTGAACAGATGCTGGGATATGCCAACCACCTGGGGTTATACGCTGAACAGATTGGCCACAGCGGTGAAGCCCTTGGAAATTTTCCTCAAGCTTTTACCCACCTTGGTTTAATCAGCGCAGCCTACAACCTAGATCGTGCCCTTGGAAAAAAAGACTAG
- a CDS encoding DUF3047 domain-containing protein — translation MSSLKGLAFGLLVILFFLDPSFADRPNVLKVGEFSKAVEGENIPEGWEPLTFKKILTHTRYEVIKEGDVTVIQAMSDGGASGLTRKIHIDLKEYPVIQWRWKVDNVIQSSDVFSKEADDYAARIYITFEYDPDKVSFGKKVKYKAGRLIFGDIPIAAINYIWESKTPKGTIVDNAYTDFVKMIVVESGEERVGGWVEEERNVFDDYKKAFNEEPPLINGVAIMTDTDNTGESAQGFYGDIIFKKGPGS, via the coding sequence ATGAGTTCCCTAAAAGGGTTGGCGTTTGGTTTATTGGTTATCCTTTTCTTTCTTGATCCATCTTTTGCTGATCGACCAAACGTCCTGAAGGTTGGGGAATTTTCCAAAGCAGTGGAGGGTGAAAATATCCCGGAGGGGTGGGAGCCATTGACCTTTAAAAAAATTTTGACCCACACCCGGTATGAAGTGATCAAAGAGGGGGATGTGACCGTTATTCAAGCGATGAGTGACGGTGGGGCCTCCGGTTTGACCCGAAAGATACATATCGACCTAAAAGAATATCCTGTTATTCAATGGCGCTGGAAGGTAGACAATGTGATTCAAAGCAGTGATGTTTTCAGCAAAGAGGCCGATGATTATGCGGCCCGGATCTATATTACCTTTGAATATGACCCGGATAAGGTGAGTTTCGGTAAAAAGGTGAAATATAAAGCCGGCCGTCTCATTTTTGGAGACATCCCCATTGCGGCCATCAATTATATTTGGGAGAGTAAAACACCAAAGGGAACGATTGTGGATAATGCCTATACAGATTTTGTCAAAATGATTGTGGTAGAGAGTGGAGAGGAGAGGGTGGGGGGGTGGGTTGAGGAAGAAAGAAACGTATTCGATGATTATAAAAAAGCCTTCAATGAAGAGCCTCCCTTGATCAATGGGGTTGCAATTATGACCGATACCGATAATACTGGTGAATCGGCCCAAGGGTTTTATGGGGATATCATTTTTAAAAAAGGTCCTGGTTCATGA
- a CDS encoding aldo/keto reductase, giving the protein MEKLILSGTEIQTSRIGLGTWAIGGWLWGGTDETDSIRTIQSAIDRGISLIDTAPVYGFGRSEEIVGKALSESNYREKALIATKCGLEWDNGNIFRNSTQRRIHKEIEASLKRLQTDCIDLYQIHWPDPLVPFDETARTMEDLLKQGKIRAVGVSNYSPNQMDQFQKAASLHTSQPPYNLLERGIEQDVLPFCHKEGITTLVYGVLCRGLLTGRMNLNTQFKGDDLRKIDPKFQPPSFGHYLKAVKALDQFSKDRYGKSVLELSVRWAMDQPGVSVVLWGARRPQQLDPIEGVMGWSLNQGALSLIDQILEQNIPGSIGPEFMAPPARHG; this is encoded by the coding sequence TTGGAAAAATTGATCCTTTCTGGGACAGAAATTCAAACCTCACGAATCGGTTTGGGCACATGGGCCATTGGTGGATGGCTGTGGGGAGGAACCGATGAAACGGATTCAATCCGAACCATTCAGTCTGCCATTGATCGGGGAATTAGTTTAATCGATACCGCCCCGGTCTATGGTTTTGGCCGGTCGGAAGAGATCGTTGGAAAAGCTCTGTCTGAATCCAATTATCGTGAGAAGGCGCTGATTGCCACCAAATGCGGATTAGAATGGGACAATGGCAATATTTTTAGAAATTCAACTCAAAGACGAATTCACAAAGAAATTGAGGCCTCACTAAAAAGGCTTCAAACCGATTGCATCGATTTATACCAAATTCATTGGCCCGACCCATTGGTTCCTTTTGATGAAACCGCACGGACCATGGAGGACCTCCTGAAACAGGGAAAAATCCGGGCTGTGGGGGTCAGCAACTATTCTCCAAATCAAATGGATCAATTTCAAAAAGCAGCTTCTCTTCATACCAGTCAACCTCCCTATAATTTGCTCGAACGGGGAATTGAACAAGATGTGTTACCTTTTTGCCATAAAGAGGGTATCACCACACTTGTTTACGGTGTGCTTTGCAGAGGTCTTCTTACAGGAAGGATGAATTTAAATACCCAGTTTAAGGGGGATGATTTGAGAAAAATAGATCCAAAGTTCCAGCCCCCTTCATTCGGGCATTATTTAAAGGCGGTCAAAGCATTGGATCAATTTTCAAAAGACCGGTATGGGAAGAGCGTGTTAGAACTTTCGGTCCGTTGGGCAATGGATCAACCCGGGGTGTCGGTGGTTCTTTGGGGTGCAAGGAGACCTCAACAACTGGACCCAATAGAGGGAGTGATGGGCTGGTCTTTAAATCAGGGGGCCTTATCCCTCATAGACCAGATCCTCGAGCAGAACATTCCTGGGTCCATTGGACCCGAATTTATGGCTCCTCCGGCTCGTCATGGATAA
- the xth gene encoding exodeoxyribonuclease III gives MAFLKIGTWNVNSIRTRLQAVLQWLKEQDPHVLCLQETKVQDEQFPKSPIEEAGFHVAFNGQKAYNGVAIISKLSLRDVSMDFDGNPNPLQKRFIGATVGSVRVINVYIPNGSEVGSPAFQFKLDFFGKLSGYIKKIYTLENPLVLVGDFNVAPEAIDVYDPVAMEGQILFHPDERRALGEFGKWGLVDLFRHFHSKGNAFTWWDYRMNAFRRKMGLRIDHIFATPYLAQRCRECEIDSEPRKKEKPSDHAPVIATFEI, from the coding sequence ATGGCTTTTTTAAAAATTGGAACCTGGAATGTCAATTCCATTCGGACCCGCCTGCAGGCGGTGTTGCAATGGCTAAAGGAGCAGGACCCCCATGTCCTTTGTCTTCAGGAAACAAAGGTTCAAGATGAACAATTTCCAAAAAGCCCGATTGAAGAGGCGGGATTCCATGTGGCCTTTAACGGCCAGAAGGCATACAATGGCGTTGCCATCATCTCTAAACTTTCTCTAAGAGATGTTTCCATGGATTTTGACGGAAATCCTAATCCTTTACAAAAGAGGTTTATCGGGGCAACCGTTGGGAGTGTACGGGTGATTAACGTCTATATTCCCAATGGGTCTGAAGTAGGATCCCCTGCTTTCCAATTTAAGCTGGATTTTTTTGGGAAGTTGTCGGGTTATATCAAAAAGATTTATACCTTAGAGAATCCCTTAGTACTGGTGGGAGATTTTAATGTGGCCCCTGAGGCCATTGATGTTTATGACCCCGTTGCCATGGAAGGACAAATTCTGTTTCATCCCGATGAGCGAAGAGCGTTGGGAGAATTTGGAAAATGGGGTCTGGTAGATCTTTTTCGGCATTTCCATTCAAAGGGAAATGCTTTTACCTGGTGGGATTACCGAATGAATGCTTTTCGCAGGAAAATGGGGTTACGGATTGATCATATTTTTGCAACACCATATCTTGCACAACGCTGCAGGGAATGTGAGATTGATTCGGAACCCAGGAAAAAGGAAAAACCATCGGACCATGCTCCGGTTATAGCCACTTTTGAAATCTAG
- a CDS encoding TVP38/TMEM64 family protein — protein METTVKEKPSFAKWLILFVFGFVIASFFYFDLSQFLSLTSLKENKEALQNYTQSHYLLVVGLYILIYIVQTAFSLPGAAILTLAAGFLFGAFLGTVYVNIGATAGATLAFIAARYLFRDSVEKKFGTKLDSIQQGFSKNAFNYLLTLRLIPLFPFFLVNLASGLTRMKLPTYVGGTALGILPGSFVYANAGKQLGTINALEDIASQGVIGAFVLLGLLALVPVVYQKLKRAPMEKQVFDAGDSKK, from the coding sequence ATGGAAACGACGGTAAAAGAAAAACCCTCATTTGCAAAATGGTTGATCCTTTTTGTTTTTGGGTTTGTGATTGCCTCATTTTTTTATTTTGATTTAAGCCAGTTTCTCAGTCTTACCTCTCTGAAAGAAAATAAAGAAGCCCTCCAAAACTATACCCAGAGCCATTACCTTTTGGTGGTGGGTTTATATATTCTTATTTATATCGTTCAAACCGCTTTTTCTCTACCCGGGGCCGCCATCCTCACCTTAGCCGCAGGTTTTTTATTTGGCGCGTTTTTAGGTACAGTCTACGTTAATATCGGGGCAACCGCAGGTGCGACTCTGGCTTTTATTGCTGCCCGGTATCTATTCCGGGATAGTGTGGAAAAAAAGTTTGGGACAAAACTGGATTCCATTCAGCAGGGTTTTTCCAAAAATGCCTTTAATTATTTATTAACGTTACGGCTCATTCCGCTTTTCCCTTTTTTCCTGGTTAACCTTGCTTCGGGTTTGACCCGAATGAAACTTCCCACCTATGTGGGTGGAACCGCATTGGGAATTCTGCCGGGGAGTTTTGTCTATGCCAATGCCGGAAAACAGCTTGGGACCATTAATGCTTTAGAGGATATTGCTTCTCAGGGGGTAATTGGTGCCTTTGTGTTGTTAGGCCTCCTTGCCCTGGTTCCTGTAGTTTACCAGAAGCTGAAAAGAGCTCCTATGGAAAAACAGGTTTTCGACGCAGGAGATTCCAAAAAATGA